A single genomic interval of Sceloporus undulatus isolate JIND9_A2432 ecotype Alabama chromosome 2, SceUnd_v1.1, whole genome shotgun sequence harbors:
- the PSPN gene encoding persephin isoform X2, whose protein sequence is MGAPQLFSSLFLFLLIQTISAWTTEKGRSLMMQESKTGTRDVLRMLLEAWTSKGAPVNAAGLQSSPLNYPPGSMQRQARSRPKRHIWERPEESECRLRSVLVRIKDLGLGYNSEETILFKYCSGNCPKARSNHDLTLSSLLQNSEIPALGDPCCRPTHYEDVAFLDDNHQWHEVEKLSASACSCVG, encoded by the exons ATGGGTGCACCTCAGCTCTTCTccagtctctttctcttcctgttgATCCAGACAATTTCTGCCTGGACCACAGAAAAAGGCCGGAGCCTCATGATGCAGGAGTCAAAGACTGGGACCAGAGATGTGCTACGGATGCTGCTAG AAGCATGGACCTCCAAGGGAGCACCAGTGAATGCTGCAGGCCTCCAGAGCAGTCCCTTGAACTACCCACCTGGGTCAATGCAACGCCAGGCCAGGAGCCGCCCGAAGCGGCACATATGGGAGAGGCCTGAGGAGTCAGAGTGTCGGCTACGGAGCGTGCTGGTTCGGATCAAGGACCTGGGCTTAGGCTACAACTCTGAGGAAACCATCCTCTTCAAGTACTGCAGTGGGAATTGCCCCAAGGCACGCAGCAACCATGACCTGACGCTCTCAAGTCTGCTGCAGAACAGTGAGATTCCGGCCTTGGGAGATCCCTGTTGCCGTCCCACACACTATGAGGATGTGGCCTTTCTGGATGACAACCATCAGTGGCATGAGGTGGAGAAACTTTCTGCCTCTGCTTGCAGCTGTGTGGGCTGA
- the PSPN gene encoding persephin isoform X1: MVSLPTVWLNTYIWAKELRIFSIPHHGLCWLGLMGAARPKISGRHMLLSPVSYADSRQKAWTSKGAPVNAAGLQSSPLNYPPGSMQRQARSRPKRHIWERPEESECRLRSVLVRIKDLGLGYNSEETILFKYCSGNCPKARSNHDLTLSSLLQNSEIPALGDPCCRPTHYEDVAFLDDNHQWHEVEKLSASACSCVG; this comes from the exons ATGGTTTCTCTTCCAACTGTTTGGCTAAATACATATATCTGGGCTAAGGAACTCAGGATCTTCAGCATCCCTCACCATGGGCTATGTTGGCTGGGACTAATGGGAGCTGCTaggccaaaaatatctggaaggcacatGCTGCTCTCCCCTGTATCATATGCAGACTCCAGACAAA AAGCATGGACCTCCAAGGGAGCACCAGTGAATGCTGCAGGCCTCCAGAGCAGTCCCTTGAACTACCCACCTGGGTCAATGCAACGCCAGGCCAGGAGCCGCCCGAAGCGGCACATATGGGAGAGGCCTGAGGAGTCAGAGTGTCGGCTACGGAGCGTGCTGGTTCGGATCAAGGACCTGGGCTTAGGCTACAACTCTGAGGAAACCATCCTCTTCAAGTACTGCAGTGGGAATTGCCCCAAGGCACGCAGCAACCATGACCTGACGCTCTCAAGTCTGCTGCAGAACAGTGAGATTCCGGCCTTGGGAGATCCCTGTTGCCGTCCCACACACTATGAGGATGTGGCCTTTCTGGATGACAACCATCAGTGGCATGAGGTGGAGAAACTTTCTGCCTCTGCTTGCAGCTGTGTGGGCTGA
- the PSPN gene encoding persephin isoform X3, with product MKSKTVQPGQQRKEAWTSKGAPVNAAGLQSSPLNYPPGSMQRQARSRPKRHIWERPEESECRLRSVLVRIKDLGLGYNSEETILFKYCSGNCPKARSNHDLTLSSLLQNSEIPALGDPCCRPTHYEDVAFLDDNHQWHEVEKLSASACSCVG from the coding sequence AAGCATGGACCTCCAAGGGAGCACCAGTGAATGCTGCAGGCCTCCAGAGCAGTCCCTTGAACTACCCACCTGGGTCAATGCAACGCCAGGCCAGGAGCCGCCCGAAGCGGCACATATGGGAGAGGCCTGAGGAGTCAGAGTGTCGGCTACGGAGCGTGCTGGTTCGGATCAAGGACCTGGGCTTAGGCTACAACTCTGAGGAAACCATCCTCTTCAAGTACTGCAGTGGGAATTGCCCCAAGGCACGCAGCAACCATGACCTGACGCTCTCAAGTCTGCTGCAGAACAGTGAGATTCCGGCCTTGGGAGATCCCTGTTGCCGTCCCACACACTATGAGGATGTGGCCTTTCTGGATGACAACCATCAGTGGCATGAGGTGGAGAAACTTTCTGCCTCTGCTTGCAGCTGTGTGGGCTGA